One window of Medicago truncatula cultivar Jemalong A17 chromosome 2, MtrunA17r5.0-ANR, whole genome shotgun sequence genomic DNA carries:
- the LOC11434831 gene encoding multiple organellar RNA editing factor 9, chloroplastic — MALLQTCLPSLKMATISSFTISSKTLTLNLPYHTKTPNFNFNPLSIKSKPSSRNPIRIQAVLDEDYSSKRSGSNEQRETIMLPGCDYNHWLIVMEFPKDPAPSRDQMIDTYLQTLATVLGSMEEAKKNMYAFSTTTYTGFQCTVDEATSEKFKGLPGVLWVLPDSYIDVKNMDYGGDKYINGEIIPCKYPTYQPKRSGSKNDGKRYERRRDGPPAAGRQKPRQETAASDSSST, encoded by the exons ATGGCATTGTTACAAACTTGTCTTCCATCTCTCAAAATGGCTACAATTTCCTCTTTCACAATCTCCTccaaaaccctaaccctaaacttACCTTACCACACCAAAaccccaaatttcaacttcAATCCTCTCTCTATCAAATCCAAACCCAGTTCACGAAACCCTATCCGAATTCAAGCGGTACTTGATGAAGATTACTCCTCAAAGAGAAGCGGTAGCAATGAACAGAGAGAGACAATTATGCTTCCTGGTTGTGATTACAATCATTGGCTTATTGTAATGGAGTTTCCTAAGGATCCTGCACCTTCTCGTGACCAAATGATTGATACTTATCTTCAAACTCTTGCCACTGTCTTGGGAAG CATGGAAGAAGCTAAGAAGAACATGTATGCCTTTAGCACCACAACTTACACTGGATTTCAGTGTACTGTTGATGAAGCAACCTCTGAGAAATTCAAGG GTTTGCCTGGTGTTCTCTGGGTACTTCCAGACTCATACATAGATGTTAAAAATATGGACTATGGAG GTGACAAGTACATCAACGGGGAGATAATTCCTTGCAAGTACCCTACTTATCAACCAAAACGCAGTGGATCAAAGAATGACGGTAAAAGGTATGAGAGACGGAGGGATGGCCCTCCTGCTGCTGGGCGTCAAAAGCCAAGACAAGAGACAGCTGCCTCAGATTCATCCTCTACATGA